One Mesorhizobium sp. J428 DNA segment encodes these proteins:
- a CDS encoding MFS transporter: MQERAQSDSRDSRMPLGVLSGLTAAVTAFALAQGLSYPLFTFLMQRQGMTPAEIGLSAAMTPLGLIVSALFVPQLVRILGGRRLAVTAALAGALLFFLVGLMQNWIAWYPLRFLIGLAINPLYILGEVWMMALAPDEKRGRIMGVFNAVTGVGYAAGPLTLTAVGTEGWPPLLVAILGFSGCALLLFLTTKGLRGFEPDPDGKPATGVFGFWLLAPALLLAVTVSAATQQSAYSLMPVFGAGYGLVEARLAALITLLSLGNILLQVPLGLLAERFGARAMMICCAALNAVCVLSLPFLISGPFVWPVLLVMGGVGYGVYTMSLVELGNRFRGQALVAGNSAFALMWGVGGIIGPPGSGAAMQVFGPIGLPAVSAGLSAVLIAFALYRAATRAERA, translated from the coding sequence ATGCAAGAGCGAGCCCAATCCGATTCCCGTGACAGCCGTATGCCGCTCGGGGTGCTTTCCGGCCTGACGGCGGCAGTGACCGCGTTTGCGCTGGCGCAGGGCCTGTCCTATCCGCTCTTCACCTTCCTCATGCAGCGGCAGGGCATGACGCCCGCGGAGATCGGCCTGTCCGCCGCAATGACGCCGCTCGGCCTGATCGTCTCGGCGCTGTTCGTGCCGCAGCTGGTGCGGATACTGGGCGGGCGGCGGCTCGCCGTCACGGCGGCGCTCGCCGGAGCGCTGCTCTTCTTCCTGGTTGGACTGATGCAAAACTGGATCGCGTGGTATCCGCTGCGCTTCCTGATCGGGCTGGCGATCAATCCGCTCTACATCCTCGGCGAGGTCTGGATGATGGCGCTGGCGCCCGACGAGAAGCGCGGGCGCATCATGGGCGTGTTCAACGCCGTGACCGGCGTCGGCTATGCGGCGGGTCCGCTGACGCTGACTGCGGTCGGCACGGAGGGGTGGCCGCCGCTCCTGGTGGCGATCCTCGGCTTCTCCGGCTGCGCCCTGCTGCTGTTCCTGACCACGAAGGGACTGCGCGGCTTCGAGCCGGACCCGGACGGAAAGCCGGCCACCGGCGTGTTCGGCTTCTGGCTGCTCGCGCCGGCGCTGCTGCTCGCCGTCACGGTTTCCGCCGCCACGCAGCAGAGCGCCTATTCGCTGATGCCTGTGTTCGGCGCCGGCTACGGGCTGGTCGAGGCGCGGCTTGCCGCGCTGATCACGCTGCTTTCGCTGGGCAACATCTTGCTGCAGGTGCCGCTCGGTTTGCTGGCGGAGCGATTCGGCGCGAGGGCGATGATGATCTGCTGCGCCGCGCTCAATGCCGTCTGCGTGCTCTCGCTGCCGTTCCTGATCTCCGGGCCGTTCGTCTGGCCCGTCCTGCTGGTGATGGGCGGCGTCGGCTATGGCGTTTACACGATGTCGCTTGTCGAGCTCGGCAACCGCTTCCGCGGCCAGGCTTTGGTGGCGGGTAATTCGGCCTTCGCCCTGATGTGGGGCGTGGGCGGCATTATCGGCCCGCCGGGCTCGGGCGCGGCGATGCAGGTTTTCGGTCCGATCGGCCTGCCCGCCGTCAGCGCGGGGCTGAGTGCCGTCCTGATCGCGTTCGCGCTCTACCGGGCTGCGACGCGCGCCGAGCGGGCCTGA
- a CDS encoding trimethylamine methyltransferase family protein, with translation MSEASADAAPAVRARSGGRAGKRAGSSSAFEQPPFRRLKRPFPPTPIVSEDQLEAIHLASLRVLSEIGLDVLHDDARRIMKEAGADVREGSERVRFDPAMILETIATAPPEFRVHARNADHSIDFGGDNLVFAQVASAPNCSDLDRGRRPGNQQDFRNLVKLAQMHNVISATGGYPVEPIDIHPSIRHLECIRDLATLTDKVFHIYSLGRERNLDGIEIARIANGLTADQLLDNPVCYTIINTNSPLKLDIPMMEGIIQMSSHGQLVIVTPFTLAGAMAPVTVAGAVVQQNAEALAGIAFTQMVRKGAPVGYGGFTSNVDMKSGAPAFGTPEYMKAQLLGGQLARRYNIPYRTSNTCAANAVDAQAAYESVFSLWGAVQGGGNFVLHSAGWLEGGLRASYEKTILDIDLLQMVTEFLSPLDLSEDALAIEAIRDVGPGGHFFGTQHTQNRYKTAFYSPILSDWRNFETWAEAGSPTAVEKANRVWKERLASYEAPALDPARREELDAFVDRRIAEGGAPTDF, from the coding sequence ATGTCCGAAGCTTCAGCCGATGCCGCTCCGGCAGTCCGCGCCCGCAGCGGGGGCCGCGCCGGCAAGCGCGCCGGGTCCTCGTCCGCTTTCGAGCAGCCGCCGTTCCGCCGCCTGAAGCGTCCTTTCCCGCCTACGCCGATTGTCTCCGAGGACCAGCTCGAGGCGATCCATCTCGCTTCGCTGCGGGTGCTGTCCGAGATCGGTCTCGACGTGCTGCACGACGACGCGCGCAGGATCATGAAAGAAGCCGGCGCCGATGTGCGCGAGGGCTCGGAACGCGTCCGCTTCGATCCTGCCATGATCCTGGAAACGATCGCGACTGCGCCTCCCGAATTCCGCGTGCACGCGCGCAATGCCGACCATTCGATCGATTTCGGTGGCGATAACCTCGTCTTCGCCCAGGTTGCTTCCGCGCCGAACTGCTCCGATCTCGATCGTGGCCGTCGCCCCGGCAACCAGCAGGATTTCCGCAATCTGGTGAAGCTGGCGCAGATGCATAATGTCATCTCGGCAACGGGCGGCTATCCGGTCGAGCCGATCGATATCCATCCGTCGATCCGCCACCTCGAATGCATTCGCGATCTGGCGACGCTGACCGATAAGGTGTTCCACATCTATTCGCTCGGCCGCGAGCGCAATCTCGACGGCATCGAAATCGCCCGCATCGCCAACGGGCTGACGGCGGACCAGCTTCTCGACAACCCGGTCTGCTACACGATCATCAACACCAACTCGCCGTTGAAGCTCGACATCCCGATGATGGAGGGCATCATCCAGATGTCATCACATGGGCAGTTGGTGATCGTCACGCCCTTCACGCTCGCTGGCGCCATGGCCCCGGTGACGGTGGCGGGCGCGGTGGTGCAGCAGAACGCCGAGGCGCTCGCCGGTATCGCCTTCACGCAGATGGTGCGTAAGGGCGCGCCGGTCGGCTACGGCGGATTTACCTCGAACGTCGACATGAAATCGGGCGCACCGGCCTTCGGCACGCCGGAATACATGAAGGCACAGCTTCTCGGCGGCCAGTTGGCGCGCCGATACAACATCCCCTATCGCACCTCGAACACCTGCGCCGCCAATGCAGTCGATGCGCAGGCGGCCTATGAAAGCGTCTTCTCCCTCTGGGGTGCCGTGCAGGGCGGCGGCAACTTTGTCCTTCATTCAGCCGGCTGGCTCGAAGGCGGGCTGCGTGCTTCCTACGAGAAGACAATCCTCGACATCGACTTGCTCCAGATGGTGACCGAGTTTCTGTCGCCGCTTGACCTCTCCGAGGATGCGCTTGCCATCGAAGCGATCCGCGACGTTGGTCCGGGCGGCCACTTCTTCGGCACCCAGCACACGCAGAACCGCTACAAGACCGCCTTCTATTCGCCGATCCTGTCCGACTGGCGCAACTTCGAGACCTGGGCTGAGGCCGGCTCGCCAACCGCAGTGGAAAAGGCCAACCGGGTCTGGAAGGAACGGCTGGCCTCTTACGAAGCTCCGGCCCTGGACCCTGCCCGCCGCGAGGAACTCGACGCCTTCGTCGACAGACGCATCGCCGAAGGCGGCGCGCCGACGGATTTCTGA
- a CDS encoding FAD-dependent oxidoreductase codes for MKSHYKAVVIGGGVVGCSVLYHLARAGWTDIVLIERSELTSGSSWHAAGGFHTLNGDPNVAKLQAYTVQLYKELEEISGQSCSLHLTGGVMLADSPERMDFLRLAHAKGRYLGMDTELITPSEAKAMFPFMDESHFVGAMWDPVEGHLDPSGTTIAYSKAAKKLGAEIVLRNPVKELTQQPDGTWNVITEQGVVHAEHVVNCGGLWAREIGRMVGLELPVLAMEHMYLLTEPMPEVEAFNKETGREMVGVLDFKGEIYTRQERNGILLGTYEKACKPWSPVNTPWDFGHELLAPDLDRIAPSLEIGFRHFPGIANAGIKQVINGPFTFAPDGNPLVGPVQGLTNFWVACGVMAGFSQGGGVGLALSNWMVNGDPGFDVWGMDVARWGEWASLRYTNAKVRENYSRRFSIRFPNEELPAARPAQTTPLYDTMVAQNAVMGDSWGLETPLWFAPKGSEPKDVVSFHRSNDFEHIGNEVRKTRESVGVTEIANFAKYEVSGVGSEDFLNRLMTNRMPKTGRIVLTPMLNEFGKLIGDFTIAKTGEDRFMIWGSSAAQKYHMRWFEKHQPKDVRIHRFDQTLVGLSIAGPNSQKLLQKLVDVDVSSKAFRFMDFREMAVGGAPCMVNRITYTGDLGYEIWMAPAYQRLVYAEIKKAGAEFGIVDFGMRALLSMRLEKNFPTWFRELRPIYGPFEGGMERFIKMEKNDFVGREAAAKELADGPKLRRVSLVVDAVDADVMGDEPIWAKVNGKDYGTVGKTHDFGAPRFGADGKEVRTSEASHGASSIRGLHDGDWSVVGWVTSGGYAHYVQKSMAQGYVPAELADDESDGLFEIEILGHRRKARITIEPPFDPSGEKMRG; via the coding sequence ATGAAATCCCACTATAAAGCGGTTGTCATCGGCGGCGGCGTCGTCGGCTGTTCGGTGCTCTACCACCTCGCCCGCGCGGGCTGGACCGACATCGTCCTCATCGAGCGCTCCGAGTTGACGTCCGGCTCGTCCTGGCATGCCGCCGGCGGCTTCCACACGCTCAACGGCGATCCCAACGTCGCCAAGCTGCAGGCCTATACGGTGCAGCTCTACAAGGAGCTGGAGGAGATATCCGGCCAATCCTGCTCACTGCACCTGACCGGCGGTGTCATGCTGGCCGACAGTCCTGAGCGGATGGATTTCCTGCGGCTGGCGCATGCCAAGGGCCGCTACCTCGGCATGGATACGGAACTCATCACGCCTTCGGAGGCGAAGGCGATGTTCCCGTTCATGGACGAAAGCCATTTCGTCGGCGCCATGTGGGATCCAGTCGAAGGCCATCTCGACCCGTCGGGCACGACGATCGCCTACTCCAAGGCGGCCAAGAAACTCGGCGCTGAGATCGTGCTGCGCAACCCGGTCAAGGAACTGACCCAGCAGCCCGACGGCACCTGGAACGTCATCACCGAACAGGGTGTCGTACACGCCGAGCACGTCGTCAACTGCGGCGGCCTGTGGGCACGCGAGATCGGCCGCATGGTCGGCCTGGAACTGCCGGTGCTTGCCATGGAGCACATGTATCTGCTCACCGAGCCGATGCCGGAGGTCGAGGCCTTCAACAAAGAGACCGGGCGCGAGATGGTCGGCGTGCTCGACTTCAAGGGCGAGATCTACACCCGCCAGGAGCGCAATGGCATCCTACTTGGCACCTACGAGAAGGCTTGCAAGCCCTGGTCTCCGGTCAACACGCCGTGGGACTTCGGTCACGAACTGCTCGCGCCCGACCTCGACCGCATCGCGCCGTCGCTGGAGATCGGCTTCAGGCACTTCCCCGGCATCGCGAACGCCGGCATCAAGCAGGTGATCAACGGCCCCTTCACGTTCGCGCCGGACGGCAATCCGCTGGTCGGCCCGGTCCAGGGCCTGACCAATTTCTGGGTCGCGTGCGGCGTCATGGCCGGCTTCAGCCAGGGCGGCGGCGTCGGGCTGGCGCTCTCCAACTGGATGGTAAACGGCGATCCGGGTTTCGACGTGTGGGGCATGGACGTAGCCCGCTGGGGCGAATGGGCCAGCCTGCGCTACACCAACGCCAAAGTGCGCGAGAACTATTCGCGCCGCTTCTCGATCCGCTTCCCGAATGAGGAACTGCCGGCCGCGCGGCCCGCGCAGACGACGCCGCTCTACGACACGATGGTCGCGCAGAACGCCGTCATGGGCGATTCCTGGGGTCTGGAGACACCGCTCTGGTTCGCACCGAAGGGCTCGGAGCCCAAGGACGTCGTCTCCTTCCACCGTTCCAACGATTTCGAGCATATTGGCAATGAGGTGAGGAAGACACGCGAAAGCGTCGGCGTCACCGAGATTGCCAACTTCGCCAAATACGAAGTCAGCGGGGTGGGTTCGGAGGATTTCCTGAATCGCCTCATGACCAACCGCATGCCGAAGACCGGCCGCATCGTGCTCACCCCGATGCTGAACGAGTTCGGCAAGCTGATCGGCGACTTCACCATCGCCAAGACCGGCGAGGACAGGTTCATGATCTGGGGCTCGTCGGCCGCGCAGAAATATCACATGCGTTGGTTCGAGAAGCATCAGCCGAAAGACGTGCGCATCCACCGCTTCGACCAGACGCTGGTCGGCCTCTCCATCGCCGGGCCGAACAGCCAGAAGCTGCTGCAGAAGCTGGTCGACGTCGACGTATCGTCCAAGGCTTTCCGCTTCATGGACTTCCGCGAGATGGCCGTCGGCGGTGCGCCCTGCATGGTCAACCGCATCACCTATACCGGTGACCTCGGCTACGAGATATGGATGGCGCCCGCCTACCAGCGGCTGGTCTATGCCGAGATCAAGAAGGCCGGCGCAGAGTTCGGCATCGTCGATTTCGGCATGCGCGCGCTGCTGTCGATGCGCCTCGAGAAGAATTTCCCGACCTGGTTCCGCGAACTGCGCCCCATCTACGGCCCCTTCGAGGGCGGCATGGAGCGCTTCATCAAGATGGAGAAGAATGACTTCGTCGGCCGCGAAGCCGCAGCGAAGGAACTTGCCGACGGCCCGAAGCTGCGCCGCGTCTCGCTGGTCGTCGATGCGGTCGATGCCGACGTGATGGGCGACGAGCCGATCTGGGCGAAGGTCAACGGCAAGGATTACGGCACGGTCGGCAAGACGCACGACTTCGGCGCGCCGCGCTTCGGCGCGGATGGCAAAGAAGTCCGCACCTCCGAGGCCTCGCACGGCGCATCCTCGATCCGCGGCCTGCACGACGGCGACTGGTCCGTCGTCGGCTGGGTGACCTCGGGCGGCTATGCGCACTACGTGCAGAAGTCGATGGCGCAGGGCTACGTGCCCGCTGAACTCGCCGACGACGAGAGCGACGGCCTGTTCGAGATCGAGATCCTCGGCCACCGCCGTAAGGCGCGCATCACCATCGAGCCGCCCTTCGATCCGAGCGGCGAGAAGATGAGGGGTTGA
- a CDS encoding Xaa-Pro peptidase family protein, whose translation MTNPANFSRHRKIAPFLPGDEAALRNASREKAAALNQHVLGYGAQAEAEWAAAGIATPDLPEMRRYRLDRIRTELKRRDYAGALLYDPLNIRYATDSTNMQLWVAHNPTRHCFVATEGPVVLFDYFSCEHLSDHSGVVDEVRPAVSWTYLYGGELTEMKVRRWAAGIAELIREHGGGNTRIAVDHLNPEGVTELARLGISVGNGEAVMENARLIKSPDEILAMRRAIVACEAAMGEMQAALKPGISENELWAELHRANIARGGEWIETRLLSSGPRTNPWFQECSSRIIEAGDLVAFDTDLIGPYGFCADLSRTWLCGDGQPASEQRDLFRIAANQITHNTALMRPGVGFRDLVERSMIPPPDCFPTRYGVLYHGVGLADEYPTLPHAADWTDDTPDGVLLPGMVLCIESYIGRLGGHEGVKIEEQILITASGNEQLSTYPLDERLLA comes from the coding sequence ATGACGAACCCTGCCAATTTCTCTCGCCACCGTAAGATCGCGCCGTTTCTCCCCGGCGACGAGGCGGCGCTGCGCAATGCCTCGCGGGAAAAAGCCGCGGCGTTGAACCAACACGTCCTCGGCTACGGCGCCCAGGCTGAAGCCGAGTGGGCCGCGGCAGGCATTGCCACCCCCGACCTTCCTGAAATGCGGCGCTACCGCCTCGACCGCATCCGCACCGAGCTGAAACGCCGGGACTATGCCGGCGCCCTGCTCTACGACCCGCTCAATATCCGCTACGCGACCGACTCCACCAACATGCAGCTCTGGGTCGCTCACAATCCGACGCGGCATTGCTTCGTCGCGACGGAAGGACCGGTCGTCCTCTTCGACTATTTTTCCTGCGAGCACCTGTCCGATCACTCCGGCGTCGTCGACGAAGTGCGCCCCGCCGTCTCGTGGACGTATCTCTATGGCGGCGAGCTGACCGAGATGAAGGTGCGCCGCTGGGCGGCCGGCATCGCGGAACTGATACGCGAGCATGGCGGTGGCAACACCCGTATCGCCGTCGATCACCTCAACCCGGAGGGCGTGACCGAACTCGCCCGCCTCGGTATCTCTGTCGGCAACGGCGAGGCCGTGATGGAGAACGCCCGTCTGATCAAGTCGCCCGACGAGATCCTGGCCATGCGCCGCGCCATCGTCGCGTGCGAGGCAGCGATGGGCGAGATGCAGGCCGCGTTGAAGCCTGGCATCTCCGAGAACGAGCTGTGGGCGGAACTCCATCGCGCCAACATCGCGCGCGGCGGCGAGTGGATCGAGACGCGGCTCCTGTCGTCAGGCCCACGCACAAACCCCTGGTTTCAGGAATGCTCGTCGCGGATCATCGAGGCGGGCGATCTCGTTGCCTTCGACACTGATCTCATCGGCCCCTACGGCTTCTGCGCCGACCTGTCGCGCACTTGGCTCTGCGGCGACGGCCAGCCGGCGAGCGAGCAGCGCGACCTCTTCCGCATCGCCGCCAACCAGATCACGCACAACACGGCACTCATGCGGCCGGGCGTCGGCTTCCGCGACCTCGTCGAGCGCTCGATGATCCCACCGCCCGACTGCTTCCCCACCCGCTACGGCGTCCTCTACCACGGTGTCGGCCTTGCCGACGAATACCCGACCCTGCCGCACGCCGCCGACTGGACCGACGACACACCGGATGGCGTGCTGCTACCCGGTATGGTGCTCTGCATCGAAAGCTATATCGGCCGGCTCGGCGGGCACGAGGGCGTCAAGATCGAGGAGCAAATCCTGATCACCGCCTCCGGCAACGAGCAGCTTTCCACGTATCCTTTGGATGAACGCCTCCTGGCGTGA
- a CDS encoding PhnD/SsuA/transferrin family substrate-binding protein, translating to MTSFIAALPMYDWPERRGEVDAEWAVIRDRLHAAGVDAPESLVRRNADLPPVPGGIRDAAGHVVAPDPATLPPDGLDLPTLWRHPALLLAQTCWGPMEETGLAAQVAVVGQPDYSGVPGGKGELYSSAIVMRRRNMSHSGKPEGDAEAPADGEASLPLDLLQRVRLAFNEPHSRSGRLALKADLESAGAGLSIFSGLLETGSHRLSIRAVAEGRADVAAVDCRSWSLARLHDPAAMALRVAGWTKRRLGLPFISALGLSSLHGVLRKAVGG from the coding sequence ATGACTTCGTTCATTGCCGCGCTTCCGATGTACGACTGGCCCGAAAGACGTGGGGAGGTCGACGCCGAATGGGCCGTGATCCGCGACCGGCTGCATGCAGCCGGCGTCGACGCTCCTGAAAGCCTCGTGCGCCGTAACGCCGACCTGCCGCCGGTGCCCGGAGGCATCCGCGACGCGGCGGGCCATGTCGTCGCGCCCGATCCGGCGACATTGCCGCCCGACGGGCTGGACCTGCCGACGCTGTGGCGGCATCCGGCGCTGCTTCTGGCCCAGACCTGCTGGGGACCGATGGAAGAGACCGGACTCGCGGCGCAGGTGGCGGTCGTCGGTCAGCCGGACTATTCCGGTGTTCCGGGAGGGAAGGGCGAGCTCTATTCAAGCGCGATCGTGATGCGCCGCAGGAACATGTCCCATTCCGGCAAGCCGGAGGGCGATGCCGAGGCGCCCGCGGACGGTGAGGCCTCTCTGCCGCTCGATCTCCTCCAGCGTGTGCGGCTCGCCTTCAACGAGCCGCATTCCAGGTCGGGACGGCTGGCGCTGAAGGCGGATCTCGAATCCGCGGGGGCGGGGCTCTCGATCTTCTCAGGCCTGCTTGAGACCGGCAGCCACCGGCTCTCCATCCGCGCGGTGGCGGAAGGCCGTGCCGACGTGGCGGCGGTCGACTGTCGGAGCTGGAGCCTGGCGAGGCTTCACGACCCGGCGGCGATGGCGCTGCGGGTCGCGGGCTGGACGAAGCGAAGGCTGGGGCTGCCGTTCATCTCGGCGTTGGGCCTTTCTTCCCTGCATGGCGTCTTGCGTAAGGCAGTCGGCGGCTGA
- a CDS encoding fatty acid desaturase produces MKGLNGGMAGGDTGRRGRGPGVEWPTVALIAACYGVWLAVGLVYPSWPVAALVVLALSLALHSSLIHEALHGHPTRTGWVNEVLVGLPLGLIYPYRRYKTLHLQHHADERLTDPFEDPESYYKARWQHQAMPSWLQRLLSINNTMLGRLVVGPPLATIGFLTSEARLIASGDKAVRQAWLHHAAGLAIVLPVVIFAFGMPLWLYVLVPVWAGQSIIAVRTYAEHQWSERPDGRTIIVERSPLSFFFLNNNLHLVHHKLPTVAWYRLPARFREKRDEWAAMNGGYVYPNYLALLRSYAFHAKEPVVHPVLRQQPEPGRAFRPRVRQHNVGGLGTAPVPAEPPKE; encoded by the coding sequence ATGAAGGGCTTGAACGGCGGCATGGCGGGTGGGGACACGGGGCGAAGGGGACGCGGGCCGGGCGTCGAATGGCCGACGGTGGCACTGATCGCCGCCTGCTACGGCGTCTGGCTCGCGGTGGGGCTGGTCTACCCATCCTGGCCGGTTGCTGCGCTCGTCGTTCTCGCGCTGAGCCTGGCGCTGCATTCCTCCTTGATCCACGAAGCGCTGCACGGCCATCCGACGCGGACGGGCTGGGTCAACGAAGTGCTCGTTGGCCTGCCGCTTGGCCTGATCTATCCCTACCGGCGCTACAAGACCTTGCATCTCCAGCACCATGCCGACGAACGGCTGACGGATCCGTTCGAGGATCCGGAGAGCTATTACAAGGCGCGATGGCAGCACCAGGCGATGCCGAGTTGGCTGCAGCGGCTGCTCAGCATTAACAACACGATGCTCGGCCGGCTGGTCGTCGGTCCGCCGCTAGCCACGATCGGCTTTCTGACGTCGGAAGCACGACTGATCGCCTCCGGCGACAAGGCCGTGCGACAGGCCTGGTTGCACCATGCGGCCGGGCTCGCCATTGTGCTGCCGGTCGTGATCTTCGCCTTCGGCATGCCATTGTGGCTCTACGTCCTGGTTCCGGTTTGGGCGGGACAATCAATCATCGCGGTGCGCACCTATGCCGAGCACCAGTGGTCGGAGCGGCCGGACGGACGCACGATCATCGTCGAGCGCTCGCCGCTGTCGTTCTTCTTCCTGAACAACAATCTGCATCTGGTACATCATAAGCTGCCGACGGTCGCCTGGTACAGGCTGCCGGCGCGGTTCCGCGAGAAGCGCGACGAGTGGGCGGCGATGAACGGCGGCTATGTCTATCCGAACTATCTCGCGCTCCTGAGAAGCTATGCCTTCCACGCAAAGGAACCGGTCGTCCATCCGGTGTTGCGTCAACAGCCGGAGCCCGGTCGGGCGTTCCGGCCGCGCGTGCGCCAGCACAACGTTGGCGGACTGGGCACTGCACCTGTGCCCGCCGAGCCGCCCAAGGAGTGA
- a CDS encoding helix-turn-helix domain-containing protein, producing the protein MDKRDLSSLFRERLGKLVERAGASQSAFAASVGIDRSALSQLLSGATTRLPRAETLLNIAAEHKVSLDWLMGLSQDDGSTGDLRASLEIEEEQGGYDRTLLAKWHAEAIGTKVRYVPAGLPDLLRSDELIAYEAQISNRNLEAKIDEVQHRIGYNRRPETDMEVCMPRHTLQIFAEGRGIWSGVPAELRRRQLDHMADLIDELYPAFRLYLYDGRLRYSIPYTIFGPIRAAIYVGDMYLVLNATPPIRTLTRHFDNLIRAAEVNAHEVAAFARSLRDRAIDHI; encoded by the coding sequence ATGGATAAGCGCGATCTATCCAGCCTGTTCCGCGAGCGCCTCGGCAAGCTGGTTGAGCGTGCGGGAGCGAGCCAGTCCGCCTTCGCGGCCTCCGTCGGCATCGACCGCTCGGCGCTGTCGCAGCTGCTCTCGGGTGCCACCACCCGCCTGCCCCGCGCCGAGACGCTTCTCAACATCGCCGCCGAACACAAGGTCTCGCTCGACTGGCTAATGGGCCTGTCGCAGGACGACGGCTCGACGGGAGATCTGCGCGCCAGCCTGGAGATTGAGGAGGAACAAGGAGGCTATGACCGCACGCTGCTGGCGAAGTGGCATGCGGAGGCGATCGGCACCAAGGTCCGCTATGTACCCGCCGGCCTGCCTGACCTGCTGCGGTCGGACGAGCTGATCGCCTACGAGGCCCAGATCTCCAACCGCAATCTTGAGGCCAAGATCGATGAGGTGCAGCACCGCATCGGCTACAATCGCCGGCCGGAGACCGACATGGAGGTGTGCATGCCGCGGCACACGCTGCAGATCTTCGCGGAGGGCCGCGGCATCTGGTCCGGCGTCCCTGCCGAGCTGCGCCGCCGCCAGCTGGACCACATGGCCGACCTCATCGACGAACTCTACCCGGCTTTCCGCCTCTACCTTTATGATGGGCGGCTGCGCTATTCGATCCCCTACACGATCTTCGGCCCGATCCGCGCTGCCATCTATGTCGGCGACATGTATCTCGTGCTCAACGCCACCCCGCCGATCCGAACGCTGACGCGGCACTTCGACAATCTCATCCGCGCGGCCGAGGTGAACGCACACGAAGTCGCCGCCTTTGCGCGCAGCCTGCGCGACCGGGCGATTGACCACATATAA
- the bmt gene encoding betaine--homocysteine S-methyltransferase, giving the protein MTNPIDALLAEKGVLLADGATGTNLFAMGLAAGEAPELWNTADPDKIVALHQGFVDAGADIILTNSFGGTRQRLKLHNAQDRVHELNKAAAEIARGVAEKAGRKVIVAGSVGPTGELLEPLGAMTYAEAVEAFAEQIEGLKAGGADVAWIETMSAPDEIRAAAEAAIRVGLPYTYTASFDTAGRSMMGLHPKDIHGVATGMAEPPVAVGANCGVGASDILSSLLDMTEAAPQATVIVKGNCGIPEFRGAEIYYSGTPELMGDYARLAIDAGAKIIGGCCGTSFVHLKAIRDAVDSHVKSTRPTVEDVVARIGPMRNKPANESGAPSGERRERRRRG; this is encoded by the coding sequence ATGACGAACCCGATCGACGCGCTCCTTGCCGAGAAGGGCGTTCTGCTTGCAGACGGCGCGACCGGCACCAATCTCTTCGCCATGGGTCTTGCAGCCGGCGAGGCGCCAGAACTGTGGAACACGGCCGACCCGGACAAGATCGTCGCCCTCCACCAGGGATTCGTCGACGCGGGCGCCGACATCATCCTCACCAACTCCTTCGGCGGCACGCGCCAGCGCCTGAAGTTGCACAATGCGCAGGACCGCGTGCACGAACTGAACAAGGCAGCCGCCGAGATCGCGCGTGGCGTCGCCGAGAAAGCGGGCCGCAAGGTCATCGTCGCCGGCTCGGTCGGCCCGACGGGCGAACTGCTCGAACCTCTCGGCGCGATGACCTATGCCGAGGCGGTGGAGGCCTTTGCCGAGCAGATCGAGGGCCTGAAGGCCGGCGGCGCCGATGTCGCCTGGATCGAGACCATGTCGGCGCCGGACGAGATCCGGGCGGCCGCGGAGGCCGCGATCCGCGTCGGCCTGCCTTACACCTATACCGCCTCCTTCGACACGGCTGGCCGCTCTATGATGGGCCTGCATCCGAAGGATATCCACGGCGTCGCCACAGGAATGGCCGAGCCGCCGGTCGCCGTCGGCGCCAACTGCGGCGTCGGTGCCTCCGACATCCTTTCCTCGCTGCTCGACATGACGGAGGCGGCTCCGCAGGCGACTGTCATCGTCAAGGGCAATTGCGGCATTCCCGAATTCCGCGGCGCGGAGATCTACTATTCCGGCACGCCGGAACTGATGGGCGACTATGCGCGCCTCGCCATCGACGCCGGCGCGAAGATCATCGGCGGCTGCTGCGGCACATCCTTCGTCCACCTGAAGGCGATCCGCGACGCCGTGGACAGCCACGTCAAATCGACCCGCCCGACCGTCGAGGATGTCGTGGCCCGCATCGGGCCGATGCGCAACAAGCCTGCCAACGAAAGCGGTGCACCGTCCGGTGAACGCCGGGAACGCCGGCGTCGCGGCTGA
- a CDS encoding PadR family transcriptional regulator: MFDPGALRLVVLGLIAEEPRHGYDIIKALEAMFDGTYSPSPGAIYPMLQMLEEADLVVSEADGNKRLYRITDAGKAYLEENAGELDRIKAQIRHLSGHMGGAAIGEEMRGLGFALRQKMRGDWSREQVEKAREILKKARREIEDL; this comes from the coding sequence ATGTTCGATCCCGGTGCGTTGCGGTTGGTTGTCCTCGGCCTGATCGCCGAGGAGCCGCGCCACGGCTACGACATCATCAAGGCGCTCGAAGCCATGTTCGACGGCACCTACAGCCCAAGCCCGGGCGCGATTTACCCTATGCTGCAGATGCTGGAGGAGGCCGACCTCGTCGTCTCCGAGGCGGACGGCAACAAGCGGCTCTATCGCATCACCGATGCCGGCAAGGCCTATCTGGAAGAGAACGCCGGCGAACTCGACCGCATCAAGGCGCAGATCCGCCACCTCTCCGGACATATGGGCGGCGCCGCGATCGGCGAGGAGATGCGCGGTCTCGGCTTCGCGCTGCGCCAGAAGATGCGCGGCGACTGGTCGCGCGAACAGGTCGAGAAGGCGCGCGAGATCCTGAAAAAGGCCCGGCGCGAGATCGAGGACCTGTAA